The following coding sequences lie in one Arachis ipaensis cultivar K30076 chromosome B03, Araip1.1, whole genome shotgun sequence genomic window:
- the LOC107630745 gene encoding respiratory burst oxidase homolog protein A isoform X2, with amino-acid sequence MNGHPKHQRRWASDTVPARATVSAGTSPGTESTSAGGEEFVEVTLDLQDDDTIVLRSVEPATVINVVVDSGTTGGSGHETPASVSRSPTIRRTSSRGLRQFSQELKAEAVAKAKQFSHELKAELRRFSWSRSSSSAQNVGGSNAGGGFETALAARALRKQRAQLDRTRSGAHKALRGLRFISSKSNNGVDAWNEVQSNFNRLAKDGYLHRSDFAQCIGMRDSKEFALELFDALSRKRRLTVEKISRDELFEYWTQITDQSFDSRLQIFFDMVDKNEDGRIAEEEVKELWQLETLLLQKDTYLNYSQALSYTSQALSQNLQGLRARSPIRRASRRLVYYLQENWRRLWLLTLWVCIMIGLFTWKFFQYKQKDAFQIMGYCLLTAKGAAETLKFNMAIILLPVCRNTITWLRSTKLAYAVPFDDNINFHKTIAAAIVVGVILHAGDHLACDFPRLVRASEADYEKYLKGVFGDHKPSYLDIVKGIEGVTGILMVILMSIAFTLATKWFRRNLIKLPKPFSRLTGFNAFWYSHHLFVIVYVLLIIHGIKLYLVHKWYLKTTWMYLSIPVLLYAAERTIRFFRSGFYTVRLIKVAIYPGNVLTLQMSKPPQFRYKSGQYMFVQCPAVSPFEWHPFSITSSPGDDYLSVHIRQLGDWTQELKRVFAEACEPPVSGKSGLLRADETTKKSLPKLKIDGPYGAPAQDYRKYDVLLLVGLGIGATPFISILKDLLNNIIKMEEQADSVSDISRGSDQSVGSTDSPSLNKIAPKRKKTLKTTNAYFYWVTREQGSFDWFKGVMNEVAELDQRGVIEMHNYLTSVYEEGDARSALITMVQALNHAKNGVDIVSGTRVRTHFARPNWKKVFSKMCSKHYGGRIGVFYCGAPVLAKEINKLCFDFNEKGPTKFEFHKEHF; translated from the exons ATGAACGGTCATCCGAAGCACCAGCGCAGGTGGGCATCCGACACCGTTCCCGCCAGAGCAACCGTCAGTGCGGGAACTTCGCCGGGAACAGAGTCAACCTCCGCCGGCGGAGAAGAGTTTGTGGAGGTCACTCTCGATCTTCAAGACGATGACACTATCGTCCTTCGGAGCGTTGAACCAGCCACTGTCATTAACGTTGTTGTTGACAGTGGTACCACTGGTGGCAGTGGACACGAAACTCCGGCGTCTGTTTCTAGGTCGCCGACGATCCGGCGGACCTCGTCAAGAGGCTTGCGGCAGTTCTCGCAGGAGCTGAAGGCGGAGGCGGTTGCAAAGGCAAAGCAGTTCTCGCATGAGCTTAAGGCAGAGCTGCGACGGTTCTCGTGGAGCCGTTCGTCTTCGTCAGCTCAAAATGTTGGCGGAAGCAATGCCGGCGGCGGATTTGAGACGGCGCTGGCAGCTCGCGCTCTAAGAAAGCAGCGCGCTCAGCTAGATCGCACTCGTTCCGGTGCTCACAAAGCACTGCGCGGTCTGCGATTTATTAGCAGTAAATCAAATAATGGCGTTGATGCGTGGAACGAGGTGCAGAGCAACTTCAATAGGCTCGCCAAGGACGGTTATCTCCATCGCTCCGATTTTGCTCAGTGCATAG GAATGAGAGATTCCAAGGAATTCGCTCTGGAATTATTTGATGCTCTAAGCCGGAAGCGAAGGTTGACGGTTGAGAAGATAAGCAGGGATGAACTTTTTGAATATTGGACGCAAATTACCGATCAAAGCTTTGATTCGCGACTTCAGATCTTCTTCGACAT GGTGGATAAAAACGAAGATGGAAGAATCGCCGAAGAAGAAGTAAAAGAG CTATGGCAATTGGAGACGCTTCTTTTGCAGAAGGACACGTACCTTAACTACAGCCAAGCTCTAAGCTACACAAGCCAAGCTTTGAGCCAGAACCTTCAGGGACTAAGGGCAAGAAGTCCTATTCGTAGGGCGAGCCGCAGGTTGGTCTACTATTTGCAAGAGAATTGGAGGAGACTTTGGCTCTTAACATTGTGGGTTTGCATAATGATTGGGCTGTTCACATGGAAGTTCTTTCAGTATAAGCAGAAAGATGCCTTTCAAATAATGGGTTACTGTCTTCTAACGGCCAAAGGTGCCGCTGAGACTTTAAAGTTCAACATGGCAATTATACTATTGCCCGTATGTAGAAATACCATTACTTGGCTTAGGTCTACCAAGCTGGCTTATGCTGTACCTTTTGACGACAACATTAACTTTCATAAG ACAATTGCTGCGGCCATTGTGGTTGGTGTTATACTTCATGCCGGGGATCACCTTGCATGCGATTTTCCAAGACTTGTAAGAGCTTCTGAGGCTGATTACGAGAAGTATTTGAAGGGTGTATTTGGTGATCATAAACCCAGTTACCTAGACATTGTTAAAGGGATTGAGGGTGTGACTGGAATATTGATGGTGattttaatgtcaatagcattTACACTTGCAACTAAATGGTTCAGGAGAAATCTGATTAAGCTGCCTAAACCATTTAGTAGGCTTACTGGCTTTAATGCCTTCTGGTATTCACACCATCTGTTTGTCATTGTTTATGTCCTGCTCATCATCCATGGTATAAAGCTTTATCTTGTGCACAAATGGTACCTCAAAACG ACATggatgtatctttcaattccagTTTTACTTTATGCGGCAGAAAGAACAATCAGATTCTTCCGTTCTGGTTTCTATACTGTCCGTCTTATAAAG GTCGCCATATATCCTGGAAATGTTCTAACATTGCAAATGTCTAAGCCTCCCCAGTTCCGATACAAGAGTGGACAATACATGTTTGTACAATGTCCCGCTGTTTCTCCGTTTGAATG GCATCCATTTTCTATTACCTCATCCCCTGGCGATGACTACCTGAGTGTTCACATTCGGCAATTGGGTGATTGGACACAGGAGCTTAAAAGGGTATTCGCTGAAGCATGTGAGCCCCCTGTATCCGGAAAAAGTGGCCTTCTCAGGGCTGATGAAACAACCAAGAAAAG TCTTCCAAAGCTAAAGATAGACGGACCTTATGGTGCGCCAGCTCAAGATTATAGAAAATACGATGTTTTGTTACTTGTCGGTCTCGGAATAGGAGCAACACCTTTCATCAGCATTCTGAAAGATCTTCTAAACAACATCATCAAAATGGAGGAGCAGGCG GATTCAGTCTCTGATATAAGTAGAGGTTCAGACCAAAGTGTTGGGAGTACAGATTCACCATCTCTAAACAAAATTGCTCCAAAACGGAAGAAAACATTGAAGACTACCAACGCTTATTTCTACTGGGTTACAAGAGAGCAAGGTTCTTTTGATTGGTTTAAAGGAGTCATGAATGAAGTAGCTGAACTTGATCAACGG GGTGTCATTGAGATGCACAATTACTTGACTAGTGTATACGAGGAAGGTGATGCAAGATCTGCCCTCATTACCATGGTGCAAGCACTCAACCATGCCAAAAACGGTGTTGATATCGTCTCAGGGACTAGG GTGCGAACCCATTTTGCTAGGCCTAACTGGAAGAAGGTATTCTCCAAAATGTGTTCCAAGCACTATGGCGGACGAATAG GGGTATTTTATTGCGGAGCACCAGTTTTGGCAAAAGAAATTAACAAGCTCTGCTTCGACTTCAATGAAAAAGGTCCAACAAAATTTGAGTTTCATAAGGAACACTTCTAA
- the LOC107630745 gene encoding respiratory burst oxidase homolog protein A isoform X1, translating into MNGHPKHQRRWASDTVPARATVSAGTSPGTESTSAGGEEFVEVTLDLQDDDTIVLRSVEPATVINVVVDSGTTGGSGHETPASVSRSPTIRRTSSRGLRQFSQELKAEAVAKAKQFSHELKAELRRFSWSRSSSSAQNVGGSNAGGGFETALAARALRKQRAQLDRTRSGAHKALRGLRFISSKSNNGVDAWNEVQSNFNRLAKDGYLHRSDFAQCIGMRDSKEFALELFDALSRKRRLTVEKISRDELFEYWTQITDQSFDSRLQIFFDMVDKNEDGRIAEEEVKEIIMLSASANKLSRLKEQAEEYAALIMEELDPEGLGYIELWQLETLLLQKDTYLNYSQALSYTSQALSQNLQGLRARSPIRRASRRLVYYLQENWRRLWLLTLWVCIMIGLFTWKFFQYKQKDAFQIMGYCLLTAKGAAETLKFNMAIILLPVCRNTITWLRSTKLAYAVPFDDNINFHKTIAAAIVVGVILHAGDHLACDFPRLVRASEADYEKYLKGVFGDHKPSYLDIVKGIEGVTGILMVILMSIAFTLATKWFRRNLIKLPKPFSRLTGFNAFWYSHHLFVIVYVLLIIHGIKLYLVHKWYLKTTWMYLSIPVLLYAAERTIRFFRSGFYTVRLIKVAIYPGNVLTLQMSKPPQFRYKSGQYMFVQCPAVSPFEWHPFSITSSPGDDYLSVHIRQLGDWTQELKRVFAEACEPPVSGKSGLLRADETTKKSLPKLKIDGPYGAPAQDYRKYDVLLLVGLGIGATPFISILKDLLNNIIKMEEQADSVSDISRGSDQSVGSTDSPSLNKIAPKRKKTLKTTNAYFYWVTREQGSFDWFKGVMNEVAELDQRGVIEMHNYLTSVYEEGDARSALITMVQALNHAKNGVDIVSGTRVRTHFARPNWKKVFSKMCSKHYGGRIGVFYCGAPVLAKEINKLCFDFNEKGPTKFEFHKEHF; encoded by the exons ATGAACGGTCATCCGAAGCACCAGCGCAGGTGGGCATCCGACACCGTTCCCGCCAGAGCAACCGTCAGTGCGGGAACTTCGCCGGGAACAGAGTCAACCTCCGCCGGCGGAGAAGAGTTTGTGGAGGTCACTCTCGATCTTCAAGACGATGACACTATCGTCCTTCGGAGCGTTGAACCAGCCACTGTCATTAACGTTGTTGTTGACAGTGGTACCACTGGTGGCAGTGGACACGAAACTCCGGCGTCTGTTTCTAGGTCGCCGACGATCCGGCGGACCTCGTCAAGAGGCTTGCGGCAGTTCTCGCAGGAGCTGAAGGCGGAGGCGGTTGCAAAGGCAAAGCAGTTCTCGCATGAGCTTAAGGCAGAGCTGCGACGGTTCTCGTGGAGCCGTTCGTCTTCGTCAGCTCAAAATGTTGGCGGAAGCAATGCCGGCGGCGGATTTGAGACGGCGCTGGCAGCTCGCGCTCTAAGAAAGCAGCGCGCTCAGCTAGATCGCACTCGTTCCGGTGCTCACAAAGCACTGCGCGGTCTGCGATTTATTAGCAGTAAATCAAATAATGGCGTTGATGCGTGGAACGAGGTGCAGAGCAACTTCAATAGGCTCGCCAAGGACGGTTATCTCCATCGCTCCGATTTTGCTCAGTGCATAG GAATGAGAGATTCCAAGGAATTCGCTCTGGAATTATTTGATGCTCTAAGCCGGAAGCGAAGGTTGACGGTTGAGAAGATAAGCAGGGATGAACTTTTTGAATATTGGACGCAAATTACCGATCAAAGCTTTGATTCGCGACTTCAGATCTTCTTCGACAT GGTGGATAAAAACGAAGATGGAAGAATCGCCGAAGAAGAAGTAAAAGAG ATCATCATGTTGAGTGCTTCAGCAAATAAGTTATCGAGATTAAAAGAGCAGGCTGAAGAATATGCCGCTCTGATTATGGAAGAGTTAGACCCAGAAGGACTTGGTTACATCGAG CTATGGCAATTGGAGACGCTTCTTTTGCAGAAGGACACGTACCTTAACTACAGCCAAGCTCTAAGCTACACAAGCCAAGCTTTGAGCCAGAACCTTCAGGGACTAAGGGCAAGAAGTCCTATTCGTAGGGCGAGCCGCAGGTTGGTCTACTATTTGCAAGAGAATTGGAGGAGACTTTGGCTCTTAACATTGTGGGTTTGCATAATGATTGGGCTGTTCACATGGAAGTTCTTTCAGTATAAGCAGAAAGATGCCTTTCAAATAATGGGTTACTGTCTTCTAACGGCCAAAGGTGCCGCTGAGACTTTAAAGTTCAACATGGCAATTATACTATTGCCCGTATGTAGAAATACCATTACTTGGCTTAGGTCTACCAAGCTGGCTTATGCTGTACCTTTTGACGACAACATTAACTTTCATAAG ACAATTGCTGCGGCCATTGTGGTTGGTGTTATACTTCATGCCGGGGATCACCTTGCATGCGATTTTCCAAGACTTGTAAGAGCTTCTGAGGCTGATTACGAGAAGTATTTGAAGGGTGTATTTGGTGATCATAAACCCAGTTACCTAGACATTGTTAAAGGGATTGAGGGTGTGACTGGAATATTGATGGTGattttaatgtcaatagcattTACACTTGCAACTAAATGGTTCAGGAGAAATCTGATTAAGCTGCCTAAACCATTTAGTAGGCTTACTGGCTTTAATGCCTTCTGGTATTCACACCATCTGTTTGTCATTGTTTATGTCCTGCTCATCATCCATGGTATAAAGCTTTATCTTGTGCACAAATGGTACCTCAAAACG ACATggatgtatctttcaattccagTTTTACTTTATGCGGCAGAAAGAACAATCAGATTCTTCCGTTCTGGTTTCTATACTGTCCGTCTTATAAAG GTCGCCATATATCCTGGAAATGTTCTAACATTGCAAATGTCTAAGCCTCCCCAGTTCCGATACAAGAGTGGACAATACATGTTTGTACAATGTCCCGCTGTTTCTCCGTTTGAATG GCATCCATTTTCTATTACCTCATCCCCTGGCGATGACTACCTGAGTGTTCACATTCGGCAATTGGGTGATTGGACACAGGAGCTTAAAAGGGTATTCGCTGAAGCATGTGAGCCCCCTGTATCCGGAAAAAGTGGCCTTCTCAGGGCTGATGAAACAACCAAGAAAAG TCTTCCAAAGCTAAAGATAGACGGACCTTATGGTGCGCCAGCTCAAGATTATAGAAAATACGATGTTTTGTTACTTGTCGGTCTCGGAATAGGAGCAACACCTTTCATCAGCATTCTGAAAGATCTTCTAAACAACATCATCAAAATGGAGGAGCAGGCG GATTCAGTCTCTGATATAAGTAGAGGTTCAGACCAAAGTGTTGGGAGTACAGATTCACCATCTCTAAACAAAATTGCTCCAAAACGGAAGAAAACATTGAAGACTACCAACGCTTATTTCTACTGGGTTACAAGAGAGCAAGGTTCTTTTGATTGGTTTAAAGGAGTCATGAATGAAGTAGCTGAACTTGATCAACGG GGTGTCATTGAGATGCACAATTACTTGACTAGTGTATACGAGGAAGGTGATGCAAGATCTGCCCTCATTACCATGGTGCAAGCACTCAACCATGCCAAAAACGGTGTTGATATCGTCTCAGGGACTAGG GTGCGAACCCATTTTGCTAGGCCTAACTGGAAGAAGGTATTCTCCAAAATGTGTTCCAAGCACTATGGCGGACGAATAG GGGTATTTTATTGCGGAGCACCAGTTTTGGCAAAAGAAATTAACAAGCTCTGCTTCGACTTCAATGAAAAAGGTCCAACAAAATTTGAGTTTCATAAGGAACACTTCTAA